From Triticum aestivum cultivar Chinese Spring chromosome 7B, IWGSC CS RefSeq v2.1, whole genome shotgun sequence:
gcaatatctaagtatagtaaaattttcaggtctgtaaactgaatcatcaaaatcttcaaactctttaaacatagattcaatctcataagcacccataaaagcaacgaaatcttctatttgttccacatcatagtaatcatatataccattagcataacaagccaaggttttatcatcattaaatttgcatgaaaagggaaggtgtggagccttcatcctagagcaacaagtaatatcatatctcaagcatagatcccgggcataccaacacaacatataaatttgatcccataatagtctccctttttgtgtcaagcgataatccctaaagtattcacgttgatccaacgtgtctcccataatgTAATTGAATGatgttttctcaggattatcaaagtagtacataatatttttcacataatgatcatcgagggttttaggaggttccccatctccatgagtagcaagtacacctatttttttggtatttcgtgttctatgtccataactaaagatagagaacaactaagaataacaaataaaaattactttgtgataaagcaaacaagcacacacgagaaaattcaccccacgctatgactccccggcaacggcgccagaaaaaggtcttgataacccgcaagtatacgggatagttgtagcctctttcgataagtaagaatgtcgaacccaacgacgagctaaaggtagaacaaatatcctctcaagccctatctgccactgatacaactatacgcacgcttagtgttcgctttacctagaacaagtatgaaactagaagtactttgtaggtgtgataggatagatttataagataataaagaacacgtaaataaaaagtaggggctgtttagataaagaagcaataaagtaaatatagcgagtgtggaaaagtggtggtaggagttgtgaaattgtccctaagcaattgactactttactagaccgatagcaatttttacgtgggagaggcataagctaacatactttctcttcttggatcgtaTGCACATATGATTGGAAGTCTAgccagcatccgcaactactaaagatcattaaggtaaaacccaaccatagcattaaagcatcaagtcccttttatcccatacgccacaacccccttactcgggtttatgcttctgtcactcaagcaatccactataagcgaatcatgaacgtattgcaacaccctacaacggaaatccctcacgcttgcgcgacacggagggcacaataggacaacaacataaccacaaacaaattaaaccaatcatagcaattcatcaatcatcgataggacaacgaaaatctactcagacatcataggatggcaacacatcattggataataatatgaagcataaagcaccatgttcaagtagagggtacaacgggttgcgggagagtggaccgctgaatatagatggtggaaggtgatggagatgttggtgaagatggtggaggtgttggtgaagatcgcggtgatgattaTGGCCcctggcagcgctccggcgccaccggaagcaaggggggggggggagagccccccttcttcttcttcttccttgaccttctccctagatgggagaagggtttcccctctggtccttggcccccatgacgtgggaggggcgagagcccctccgagattggatctatctctctgtctctgcgTTCTGaaattctgccccttcaccgtttcttttatatccggagatccgtaactccgattggggtgaatctttcgccaagatttttctcataaaattagcttttttgcggcaaaagaagagcatcaaccgccttacgggtgtccCACGAGGGTGCCAAgcgtgcccagggggagggcgccccctgtctcgttgtctcctcgggcaccgtttcgcgttgattcttcctcaggaaaatcccaaatattccaaaataattctccgtctatTTCTatcccgtttgaactccgtttgatattgggtttctacgacacataaaacatgcaacaaacaggaactgacactgggcactggatcaatatgttagttcccaaaaataatataaaaagttgccaaaagtatatgaaagttatagaatattgacatggaacaatcaaaaattatagatacgacggagatgtatcacgctCCAACCCCTCGGCCTGCCATGGccaccaagggggggggggggtattcgcCTCGCACGGCCAAGACCACAGGAACGGAAGCCCGGCTTCCCTTGACGAAGAACCCTAGCGTTCTGCGAGGTCGAAGAAGCCGCCGAAAGATCGATTGATCTACCTGCGTCAGCGCGATCGAACTTGGAGGAAACCGGACTATCCCGGGCCTCATACCTAGCAGTCTCTGGCCCAGCCAAATTCGGCCCTTGCAACATAGAACGACCGAGCGGCGGCTCGAAAACCGAAGCCCCATGCAAAGACGTTGGGTCGGACGTGATCGCAAGCGTGACTTCGGGCTCAGACGTGAACTCGTTCGTGGCTTGGGAGTTtacctgggcctcatacccagtgCAAAAAGAGCCCACGACCAACGCACTAGCACACACCTGTTCCTGGCCCAACAGAACATTCAAGCACGCCCGTCTGGCCGCTTGAATTTCGTTGGCCGCCCTAGCCATCGGCGGCTGCTGAAACCGCGGCCGCCTCGCCGGCTGGCccttcttgccgttcttcttcttCGTAACAAGTGTAACATGTGCGCGGTTTAGCTGTAGGAGGGCGTCCGCGCATGACTGAGGGCGTCCGTTGCGGCGACGGCCTCCGGCCGCCGGAGGGTCGGATCCCCGCGCATCCACATCCTCAGCCGGAGATCCATGCTGATTCCTCATCACGCCTCCCCTCGCCGGCGCCGTTGACGCAGGGGCCAGCGGGGGTTCAAGTAgtcccggcggacgctgatctcGCGATCCAGAAGAGGGCGCAGACGAAGCGCTGGAGAATCCACCTCTCCGACGAGCGCTCATCTGGTGGCTGGATCGAGGGTCGTCTTCAACACAATCCGTCTTCTCGGTGGACGGGGATCCTCAATTTGGACAACGATGTCCTTGCCGGCGATTACCTGGCGGCCGACGTCTGGATTACGGTAGGATGTCGTTTACACATCGATTTTTATGACGCGCGTGTCGATAGTCATATGCAGGATGATCAGAAGGAGGTTGTGGATCTGATCGACTTGACGGATACGCCCAAAGCCGGGAGATCGGATCATCGTTTTGGAGGACGATTTTGGGTTCTTGcagatagcgacgacgaggaggatcaAGGGGCTGGTCATGGGGGGATGGAGGAAGAAGATGGGGCCGACATGAGTCAGTTGATCACGGAAAGACCGGGGTGTGcgatgctgccgccgccgccgggatgTTCACCTGTCAGCGATCCTCACCGGAAGAGAGGGGTTCAGAAGAAGCCAGagaactttcatgtagaaaatagATTTGCATTATTTAGCAAGCTGTTGATCGACGCCCTACTACGCTATCAGTTACATAGTCGGCTGTACATGCGGTCTCACGACCAAACAAGTGCGTAACGGCGTCCTCATCTCGGTGACAAGCCCGGGTTTCTCTTCCATGTCCACTGCTCCAACCGGTGTCCACTCGAACCTCGTGACCAGATTCTCGACGAAGGATTTGAGCACCGTCAGAGCGACAGCGGCGCCAGGGCACGCCCTCCGCCCGCTGCCGAAAGGCATCATCTTCATCGACCCCTCGCCGCTCCCGCTGCCGGCGGTAACAGAAACGCCGTATCCTTCTCCGCCCTCCATGAACCGTTCAGGCAAGAACTCGTCGGGGTTCGTCCACGACGTCGCGTCGCGTCCGATATCAGCCACGCCGTAGTTGACGACGGAGCCCTTGGGTATCACGTAGCCATCGAggtagacgtccttgtgcgtcgtgtgcGCCAGCAGGTAGTGCGCCGGGGGGTGGCGACGCAGCGCTTCGAGCACCACGGCCTCCAGGAACGGGCTCCGTCTCTCGCCATTTGTCGTACAGTTTTCATCGCCTTCACCTCTCCTAGCGATGTCTTCCCGTAACTTTCGTTGTACATCCTGGGAAAAGTTGCATGTCGTATCAACTTTATGAGCAATAATCCTACACCTACGTAACCAACCTACGTGAAGTTACTTAACCCTTCTAATCTAATCCTCTCGCCCCCCCCTGATTTTCGCGGGGTGGGGGCCGGGCAAATCTCTCTTCCAATTAAATCTTGACAAGTCAGCTTTTACGTAGGTTTACATAGAAACTCTACGTAGATGTAGTGACAGTGAAATTCCCTGTGTGTGCGGTGTGTGTACCAGTCCGTAGTACTGCTCACGAGCTGACACGACGTTTTTGTTATTGCTACGTATACCAAAAAGAGCTACACGTACGGCCTTTTACGGGGCTGCTACAGAGCCTTCCATAAATCATTTTCATCCCTACGTATACCTGGTGGAGCACAAGACGCGCCATGATCCACTCGAGTGCCGTGGAAGTGGTCTTGGCGGCAGCTTTCATGAACTCCCAGCACAGGCCCACCATCTCCTCGTCTCGGAGCCTTAGCTCCAGGAGCGTGTCGACGTAGCACCGGCGCCGCCCTGGGCCGACCCCATCTCTGTTTCGCTGTTGGCGAGCACTGATGAGAGCCATGACAGTAGCACGGTGCCTCTTCTGGGCGTTGGATAACTTCCGGCACCTAGGCAAGTAGCACGCGATCTCGAGCAGGGCGGGCATGAGGTGGAACGCGCCGAGCTCAACGACGAGGGACAGGATCTCGGCGTGGACTCCCGGTAGCTGCCTGAGCACGTcctccgccgccccctcgccgaAGCAAAGCGAGGCGAAGAAGGAGAACACGGCGTGTCGGAGTATTTCGGATGGCACAACGACGTGGttctccgccgccgcggccgcacGCTCGAGGCTCGAGACAAGTCTGCTGAGGGAAGATTGTAGTGCGACAGCGAGAGGCGCCCCTGCAAGGTGCGAGCTGAGGTTGCGCCGGAGGAGGCTCCAGCGGCCGCCGTACTGAGCGTTGTTGACGCCGTGGCCGTTAAGCCCGAAGGACCACGATGGCGGACGGTGCGCGAAGGTGGCCCCATTGCGGGCAAGGGTGCGGTGCGCGGCTTCACGGCCGGCGATGAAGATGGCCGGCTTGCTGCCCGCCCAGAGGGTGACGACGGGGCCGTAGTCCGCGTGGAGGCGCCGAAGCGCATCGAAGAGGGAGGCGGTTGTGGGGCAGCGGTACAGGAGGTTCCCGAGAAGTGGGAGCCGTGGCCATGGTGGCCCGGGAGGGAGCGGACTGCCACCGATGTAGCATTTCCCGTGCTGCCTGGAGGATATTACGAGGAGGAGCACGACCGGAAGGACCACGATGCACAGGAGTAGGACCATTGCATCGACACTGGTCGATGATTATATTGGTATGAGAGCGGTATTGGAGTAGATTTTATAGTGATGCAGCTCCATCTGCTGGACGGCCAAATGAATGCTTTTCGTAAACAAAGCAGCCACGGCACATCCCTGTTTCCACTGTCGTCATGCCATTGGTTCGACCATAATGTAAGCGGCAAGTTTTTTCCGTATTGTTGGACCTCTAAATGCTTGAGAGGACCTTTCACAACATATTATCCACATGAAACAAGATGGTACGCGTGTGGATGGCGTGGAAGATTTTTTGCATTGCATATCCCATGGCAAATGACCACCGCTGCGTATCAACTTTGACAAGTCTTTGATGTCCCCAAAAAGCTGCGAGGATGCACGATGTGTATCACTGTAGAGGCATCCTCTCGACACGACAGTTTTGTTTCTCAGCTTTTAGAGTCATTTTCATTGCCTGGTGACGCTtgcggctaaatttcgtgttttgacccttatTGGATACAAATTCAGGATCTGACCTCGGTCCAGAAAAATTTCGTGATTTGACCCTTCTCCCTACCGCCAGGCCCCTGGCAGTAGGGTTATGTAGCCTACCGTCAGGGCCCCTGGCAGTAGGGTACTTGTCCACGTCAGCTGACGGAAACGGGCGCCGcccccctccgtcgcaccctaccgccagggcaccTGGCGGTAGGCTGTATAACCCTATCGCAAGAAGCCCTGGCGGTAGGCTCTGGGCAGTTATTTCGCCCGGAACCCGCGTCCTTGCCcatctccccacccctcccccctccccgtcGGCAGTTCTTCATTTTCTCCCCCAAGTCGCCCCTTTTTCCCTCTCTCATCTCCTTCACTCCCCCTCTTGGATCTT
This genomic window contains:
- the LOC123162542 gene encoding cytochrome P450 89A2: MVLLLCIVVLPVVLLLVISSRQHGKCYIGGSPLPPGPPWPRLPLLGNLLYRCPTTASLFDALRRLHADYGPVVTLWAGSKPAIFIAGREAAHRTLARNGATFAHRPPSWSFGLNGHGVNNAQYGGRWSLLRRNLSSHLAGAPLAVALQSSLSRLVSSLERAAAAAENHVVVPSEILRHAVFSFFASLCFGEGAAEDVLRQLPGVHAEILSLVVELGAFHLMPALLEIACYLPRCRKLSNAQKRHRATVMALISARQQRNRDGVGPGRRRCYVDTLLELRLRDEEMVGLCWEFMKAAAKTTSTALEWIMARLVLHQDVQRKLREDIARRGEGDENCTTNGERRSPFLEAVVLEALRRHPPAHYLLAHTTHKDVYLDGYVIPKGSVVNYGVADIGRDATSWTNPDEFLPERFMEGGEGYGVSVTAGSGSGEGSMKMMPFGSGRRACPGAAVALTVLKSFVENLVTRFEWTPVGAVDMEEKPGLVTEMRTPLRTCLVVRPHVQPTM